A section of the Gallus gallus isolate bGalGal1 chromosome 4, bGalGal1.mat.broiler.GRCg7b, whole genome shotgun sequence genome encodes:
- the INPPL1 gene encoding phosphatidylinositol 3,4,5-trisphosphate 5-phosphatase 2 yields the protein MAAASWYHRDISRVVAEELLAKAGRDGCFLVRDSESIAGAYALCLLFQRHVHTYRILPDEEGLLSVQTIQGIQAKCFRSLPELISAYQQPNNGLVTPLLYPVHRLREAADEDSDGEDGRGGHVGSMVPAGVNGGSTGPGAPPTHPHISQQLQLRLQEQVHSSPSSDFMGFMADYLAQHLPLDLAALRSGHPQLRHLSAALVTACRALHSEIDFTLAGLETLARVFDPPVSPRSPAREQGFSASSPDLELLLSKISAVNHLLSSLEKKVLMSLQDTVSRHNLALPSPVSPLPDTKPMATQCFEVKVGKSQRAALTVDVEEGTVTITKRGGGSPEEVIPQDKILQLIKYQSVQSKVRLVYNRDLQRSLSKDFVFPSAKKREAFCQLLQLMKIQHSNLDEPDLISIYVGTWNMGSTPPPRSLASWLTSRGLGHTQDETTACIPHDIYVIGTQENSLGDREWVDFLRASLKTLMAIDYQVVALQCLWSIKMVVLVKPEHKRRISHVHTSSVKTGIANTLGNKGAVGVSFLFNGTSFGFVNCHLASGSEKTHRRNQNYSDILRSLALGDKRLSAFDLTLRFTHLFWFGDLNYRLDMDVQDILTHITKKEFDILLAMDQLNLEREKNKVFLQFREGDISFPPTYRYERGSRDSYMWQKFKTTGMRINVPSWCDRILWKSLPETHLVCSSYGCTDDIVTSDHSPVFATFEVGVTSQFVPKKAPGTGPEPLACIEWDSIEVIVKTASRSKCYIEFHSYCLEEAQRSGENTSQSCDVPGFLRMCWSAKQLPVLNPILPDLEYLGDQHLLLSIKGTESCESYGECCIAMRSMIGSMAQQFETFLFHRGEETGSMRGWMKVRVPKDRRSTRERLYEWISFEEEEEDAPAEDSPLCPKPLLRSRPRSLPEVTSSYTNPAYFIFEGLPATWALGADTQEYSPMRGPPQTRAPLPSPCRSLLSPPGVGRQKRPKSAVLARDVPEKGDCSLTALHMATCMSQLERMAPRGEGDGHQMLLHQSHSAPQPPPPRCRGVPGHRMNAHQHGHHREWCCGRSCSAGTGPGHAGVQQCEEGLCARGWDSTEVFRYPPALELAAAGTEQGGTAVPRVPSRALHLGEDER from the exons ATGGCAGCAGCAAGCTGGTACCACCGGGACATCAGCAGGGTGgtggctgaggagctgctggccaAGGCTGGGCGGGACGGCTGCTTCCTGGTGCGGGACAGTGAGTCCATCGCAGGGGCGTACGCCCTGTGCCTCCT GTTCCAGCGGCACGTCCACACCTACCGCATCCTGCCCGACGAGGAGGGGCTGCTCTCTGTCCAG ACCATCCAGGGTATCCAGGCCAAGTGCTTCCGCAGCCTCCCCGAGCTGATCAGTGCCTACCAGCAGCCCAACAATGGGTTGGTGACACCTCTGCTCTACCCCGTGCACCGGCTCCGGGAAGCAGCTGACGAGGACTCTG ATGGGGAGGATGGAAGAGGCGGCCATGTGGGCAGCATGGTGCCTGCCGGGGTTAATGGGGGGAGCACGGGGCCTGGTGCTCCCCCCACCCATCCCCACatctcacagcagctgcagctgaggctTCAGGAGCAGGTCCACAGCAG CCCGTCCAGTGACTTCATGGGCTTCATGGCTGACTACCTGGCACAGCACCTGCCGCTGGACCTGGCTGCCCTGCGCAGTGGGCACCCGCAGCTGCGccatctcagtgctgctctcgTCACCGCCTGCCGGGCGCTGCACAG TGAGATCGACTTCACGCTGGCAGGGCTGGAGACTCTGGCCAGAGTGTTTGAtccccccgtgtccccacgCAGTCCAGCCAGGGAGCAG GGTTTTTCAGCCAGCAGTCCTGATctggagctgctcctcagcAAGATCTCAGCTGTCAACCACCTGCTCTCATCACTGGAGAAGAAG GTGCTGATGTCACTGCAGGACACGGTGTCACGGCACAACCTGGCACTGCCCAGCCCCGTGTCCCCACTGCCAGACACCAAGCCCATGGCCACGCAGTGCTTCGAG GTGAAGGTGGGCAAGTCGCAGCGCGCAGCCCTGACAGTGGATGTGGAGGAAGGCACAGTGACCATCACCAAGAGGGGCGGTGGGTCCCCAGAGGAGGTCATCCCGCAGGACAAAA TCCTGCAGCTGATCAAGTACCAGAGCGTGCAGAGCAAGGTGAGGCTGGTGTACAACCGTGACCTGCAGAGGAGCCTGAGCAAGGACTTTGTCTTCCCCAGTGCAAAG AAGCGAGAAGCCTtttgccagctgctgcagctgatgaaGATCCAACACTCCAACCTGGATGAACCTGACCTCATCTCAATTTATGTCGGGACGTGGAACATGG GCAGCACACCGCCACCCCGCTCCCTCGCCTCCTGGCTGACCTCGAGGGGCCTGGGACACACACAGGACGAGACCACCGCCTGCATCCCACACGACATCTACGTCATCGGCACGCAGGAGAACTCCCTGGGTGACCGCGAGTGGGTCGACTTCCTGCGTGCCTCCCTGAAGACGCTGATGGCCATCGACTACCAAGTG GTGGCCCTGCAGTGCCTCTGGAGCATCAAGATGGTGGTGCTGGTGAAGCCAGAGCACAAGCGGCGCATCAGCCACGTCCACACCTCCAGCGTCAAAACAGGGATTGCCAACACTCTGG GGAACAAGGGGGCCGTGGGtgtctcctttcttttcaaTGGGACGTCCTTTGGTTTTGTTAACTGCCACCTGGCCTCGGGCAGCGAGAAGACCCACAG GCGGAACCAGAACTACAGTGACATCCTGCGCTCGCTGGCACTGGGCGACAAGCGGCTCAGCGCCTTCGACCTCACGCTGCGCTTCACCCACCTCTTCTGGTTCGGGGACCTCAACTACCGCCTGGATATGGATGTGCAG GACATCCTGACCCACATCACTAAGAAGGAGTTTGACATCCTCCTAGCCATGGACCAACTCAACCTGGAGCGGGAGAAGAACAAGGTGTTCCTGCAGTTCC GTGAGGGTGACATCTCCTTCCCACCCACCTACCGGTATGAGCGGGGCTCCCGGGACAGCTACATGTGGCAGAAGTTCAAGACCACAGGG ATGAGGATCAATGTCCCCTCGTGGTGTGACCGTATCCTCTGGAAGTCTCTCCCAGAGACCCACCTGGTCTGCAGCTCCTATG GCTGCACTGACGACATCGTCACCAGCGACCACTCGCCCGTCTTTGCCACCTTTGAGGTGGGTGTGACGTCGCAGTTTGTGCCCAAGAAGG ctcctggcactggTCCCGAGCCCCTGGCCTGCATCGAGTGGGACAGCATCGAGGTGATCGTCAAAACTGCCAGCCGCAGCAAGTGCTACATCGAGTTCCACTCCTACTGCCTGGAGG AGGCACAGCGCAGTGGGGAGAACACCTCGCAGAGCTGCGACGTCCCCGGCTTCCTCAGGATGTGCTGGTCAGCAAAGCAGCTGCCCGTG CTGAACCCCATCCTGCCCGACCTGGAGTACCTGGGTGACCAGCACCTGCTCCTCAGCATCAAGGGCACGGAGAGCTGCGAGTCGTATG GCGAGTGCTGCATCGCGATGCGGTCGATGATCGGCAGCATGGCCCAGCAGTTTGAGACCTTCCTCTTCCACCGTGGTGAGGAGACGGGCTCCATGCGGGGCTGGATGAAGGTCCGCGTCCCCAAGGACAGGCGCAGCACCCGCGAGAGGCTCTATG agtgGATCAGctttgaggaggaggaggaggatgctcCAGCAGAGGACTCCCCGCTGTGCCCCAAGCCACTCCTCAG GAGCCGTCCCCGCAGTCTCCCAGAGGTGACCAGCAGCTACACCAACCCGGCCTACTTCATCTTCGAGGGACTGCCCGCCACGTGGGCGTTGGGTGCAGACACACAGGAGTACAGCCCCATGCGGGGTCCCCCCCAGACACGGGCCCCTTTGCCCTCACCCTGCAGGTCCCTGCTAAGTCCTCCTGGTGTGGGCAGGCAGAAGCGCCCCAAATCGGCCGTCCTGGCGAGGGATGTGCCAGAGAAGGGCGACTGCTCACTGACGGCGCTGCACATGGCCACCTGCATGAGCCAGCTGGAACGCATGGCCCCCAGGGGTGAAGGGGACGGCCACCAAATGCTGCTGCATCAGAGCCACAGTGCCCCTCAGCCACCCCCACCACGCTGCCGGGGGGTGCCGGGGCATAGGATGAACGCTCACCAGCATGGCCACCACAGAGAG TGGTGCTGTGGCAGGTCCTGCAGCGCTGGCACTGGGCCAGGCCACGCTGGAGTGCAGCAGTGCGAGGAGGGGCTGTGTGCACGTGGCTGGGACAGCACTGAGGTCTTCAGGTACCccccagccctggagctggcagcagcaggcacggAGCAGGGCggcactgctgtccccagggtccCCAGTAGAGCCCTGCACCTGGGGGAGGATGAGAGGTGA
- the ARR3 gene encoding arrestin-C produces the protein MAEGSKVFKKTSPNGKLSIYLGKRDFVDHVESVDAVDGVCLIDPEYLKDRKVYVTLTCAFRYGRDDLDVIGLTFRKDLYVLTTQIFPPVPEQVPKTLTSLQEKLLKKLGENAYPFTFEIATNLPCSVTLQPGPDDVGKACGVDFEVKGFCAENLEEKIHKRNSVRLVIRKIQFAPMKTGPGPKSETTRQFMMSDKPLHLEATLEKEIYYHGEPINVTVNINNTTNKIVKKIKIAVDQITDVVLYSLDKYSKTVCMEEINENVAANSTFSKTYSVTPTLSANREKRGLALDGKLKHEDTNLASTTILRPGMDKEVLGILVSYKVKVNLVVSRGGILGDLTSSDVGVELPIILMHPKPVDDKPRSEEDIVIEEFARQKLKGEKDDEDEKEEGEKEES, from the exons ATGGCAGAAGGATCAAA GGTATTCAAGAAGACCAGCCCCAACGGGAAG CTGTCCATCTACCTGGGGAAGAGGGACTTTGTGGATCACGTGGAGTCGGTGGATGCCGTGG ATGGCGTCTGCCTCATCGACCCGGAGTACCTGAAGGACAGAAAAG TGTATGTGACGCTCACGTGCGCCTTTCGCTACGGCCGAGACGACCTGGATGTCATTGGACTGACCTTCAGGAAGGACCTCTACGTCCTGACCACGCAGATCTTCCCACCGGTGCCTGAGCAGGTGCCCAAAACCCTCACCTCTCTGCAGGAGAAGCTGCTGAAGAAGCTCGGCGAGAACGCCTACCCCTTCACCTTTGAG ATTGCCACCAACTTGCCCTGCTCGGTCACCCTCCAGCCGGGACCGGATGATGTGGGAAAG GCCTGCGGTGTGGACTTCGAGGTCAAAGGGTTTTGTGCTGAAAACCTGGAGGAGAAGATTCACAAGCG GAACTCAGTGCGCCTTGTCATCCGCAAGATCCAGTTTGCACCCATGAAGACAGGCCCCGGGCCCAAGTCAGAGACCACCCGGCAGTTCATGATGTCTGACAAGCCCCTGCACCTCGAGGCCACCCTGGAAAAGGAG ATCTACTACCATGGAGAACCCATCAACGTGACCGTCAATATCAACAACACTACCAACAAGAtagtgaaaaaaattaagattgcAG TTGATCAGATCACAGATGTGGTTCTCTATTCACTGGATAAATACTCGAAGACTGTGTGCATGGAGGAGATCAA TGAGAATGTGGCAGCCAACTCCACCTTCTCCAAAACATACTCTGTCACCCCCACGCTCTCGGCCAACCGTGAGAAGCGAGGCCTGGCTCTCGATGGCAAGCTCAAGCATGAGGACACCAACCTGGCCTCCACCACCAT CCTGAGACCCGGCATGGACAAGGAGGTGCTGGGGATCCTGGTGTCCTATAAAGTGAAGGTCAACCTGGTGGTGTCCCGAGGAGG CATCCTGGGGGATCTCACTTCCAG TGATGTTGGTGTTGAGCTGCCCATCATCCTGATGCACCCGAAGCCTGTGGATG ATAAGCCAAGG aGCGAGGAGGACATCGTCATCGAGGAGTTCGCCCGCCAGAAGCTCAAGGGAGAAAAAGACGATGAAGACGAGAAGGAGGAGGGCGAgaaggaggagagctga
- the ARR3 gene encoding arrestin-C isoform X1 has protein sequence MAEGSKVFKKTSPNGKLSIYLGKRDFVDHVESVDAVDGVCLIDPEYLKDRKVYVTLTCAFRYGRDDLDVIGLTFRKDLYVLTTQIFPPVPEQVPKTLTSLQEKLLKKLGENAYPFTFEIATNLPCSVTLQPGPDDVGKACGVDFEVKGFCAENLEEKIHKRNSVRLVIRKIQFAPMKTGPGPKSETTRQFMMSDKPLHLEATLEKEIYYHGEPINVTVNINNTTNKIVKKIKIAVDQITDVVLYSLDKYSKTVCMEEINENVAANSTFSKTYSVTPTLSANREKRGLALDGKLKHEDTNLASTTILRPGMDKEVLGILVSYKVKVNLVVSRGGILGDLTSSDVGVELPIILMHPKPVDDKPRSEEDIVIEEFARQKLKGEKDDEDEKEEGEKEES, from the exons ATGGCAGAAGGATCAAA GGTATTCAAGAAGACCAGCCCCAACGGGAAG CTGTCCATCTACCTGGGGAAGAGGGACTTTGTGGATCACGTGGAGTCGGTGGATGCCGTGG ATGGCGTCTGCCTCATCGACCCGGAGTACCTGAAGGACAGAAAAG TGTATGTGACGCTCACGTGCGCCTTTCGCTACGGCCGAGACGACCTGGATGTCATTGGACTGACCTTCAGGAAGGACCTCTACGTCCTGACCACGCAGATCTTCCCACCGGTGCCTGAGCAGGTGCCCAAAACCCTCACCTCTCTGCAGGAGAAGCTGCTGAAGAAGCTCGGCGAGAACGCCTACCCCTTCACCTTTGAG ATTGCCACCAACTTGCCCTGCTCGGTCACCCTCCAGCCGGGACCGGATGATGTGGGAAAG GCCTGCGGTGTGGACTTCGAGGTCAAAGGGTTTTGTGCTGAAAACCTGGAGGAGAAGATTCACAAGCG GAACTCAGTGCGCCTTGTCATCCGCAAGATCCAGTTTGCACCCATGAAGACAGGCCCCGGGCCCAAGTCAGAGACCACCCGGCAGTTCATGATGTCTGACAAGCCCCTGCACCTCGAGGCCACCCTGGAAAAGGAG ATCTACTACCATGGAGAACCCATCAACGTGACCGTCAATATCAACAACACTACCAACAAGAtagtgaaaaaaattaagattgcAG TTGATCAGATCACAGATGTGGTTCTCTATTCACTGGATAAATACTCGAAGACTGTGTGCATGGAGGAGATCAA TGAGAATGTGGCAGCCAACTCCACCTTCTCCAAAACATACTCTGTCACCCCCACGCTCTCGGCCAACCGTGAGAAGCGAGGCCTGGCTCTCGATGGCAAGCTCAAGCATGAGGACACCAACCTGGCCTCCACCACCAT CCTGAGACCCGGCATGGACAAGGAGGTGCTGGGGATCCTGGTGTCCTATAAAGTGAAGGTCAACCTGGTGGTGTCCCGAGGAGG CATCCTGGGGGATCTCACTTCCAG TGATGTTGGTGTTGAGCTGCCCATCATCCTGATGCACCCGAAGCCTGTGGATG ATAAGCCAAG GAG CGAGGAGGACATCGTCATCGAGGAGTTCGCCCGCCAGAAGCTCAAGGGAGAAAAAGACGATGAAGACGAGAAGGAGGAGGGCGAgaaggaggagagctga